CTCAAAACAAGGAGGAGAAACAGCAGACGAGAGAGCGGCTGAGGAGCGTCACGGCCGCCGAGGGTGCGGTTCCGCGCGGTTCCGACGCAGGGACTCACCGCTCCCTGCGCGCATTTCAGGGTCAGGGCGTCGTCCTGAGTCCCGTAGCTCCTGCAGCAGCCCCGGTACAGCTCCTCCAGGTTGTTGACGGCCGTCGCTTGGCGCCGCAGGTAACTGTACCCAGGCGTGGGCAGGGAGTCGAGCCGGTAGGGAGGGCGATGGAGCCCGTTGTTGCAGATGCCCGGGAGGTTGTCCTTGCTTGGCCGACCGGGAGGGAACAGGACGAGGTTCTCCGTGGAGGGAGGGGCTTGTCCTGAatgaggtgggggttggggggttggggggaggtaCAATAAGAAATGGCAGTTAAACCAATCAGTGATGCCGACTGGGTCTGACgaacacacataaaacaaaaaacaaactctgacatgattctgaacaaaaacaaaagcagtgaATGGATTTGGCAGTGGATCGACATCACACACAGGACTGCATCACCTTTAGAGAGCACTTGTATTGATAAAGAAAAAGCAAATTAACAGGCGCATAGATGTTGACGTTTCAACCACATCTGGACCTATTCCTCAGAGTGAAGACCTGTATTTTTCTAAAGCAAGAGAAGAATTAACACAAACCCCGCCCCTTCATTGCGTGCCCATACTGCTGCAACACCACCCCACAGTGAATAGGTGCTACGTGGGGCGTTTCTATGACCGAGTCTATAATCCCTGTTCTGTCATTCACTGTTTTCTGGGAGCCCGACCTCTCCTCTACGTTCACTGCTTTTCTGACACACGGAAGCAGGTTCCCTCAGACAGGATCACGAGCCTAGCGCTGGCGGTCCGCCGGAGGAGAAGGGCGCTGAGACAGGTCGCGCGCGGTTCAGAGGCAAGAGCTCGTACCTTCCGACGGCACGAAAGAAAACAGCAGGAGCACGACCACCCACGGTCCTCGCAGAACGCCCCGCAAATCCATCGTCTGATCTTCTCGCTCCGTCcttgtcacacaaaaaaaacacaaaagaaccGCTCCAGACAAGCTGTGGAATATCGCTGTGGAATAGCAGCACAGAAGGAACGCCCGGACTGAGAGACAGTGCTGGCCCCGTCGTACTGGTCGCGGTATTTAAGAGGCCCCGGGTAAGGGTGGGATCCActgagaaaggaggagagaaggggagcgcattttgtgtggggtgtgttttttAGAAGGAGGACGCATCGAAGGAGGATCCTCatccgagaaaaaaaaacaagcaaaagaaAGTGCAGGACAGACTAAATAAACTCTGCATCACAGGACAGAGCGTGTCATGTCAGAACATGACAGAACAGTATGTCTCTCTTAGACAATGTGAACTCTTTGCTTTACAGGTTGTTCAACTGCTGAGCTGATGTCAACACACATTACCTAAAAATTGGTTGAGCTGCCATATCTTAGCAGTGACTCACTGGCtttgacaaacaaacaaaaatctgattggctgaaataagtcagtgattgacaaaTCAACAGCAACTTAAACTTCCACCATTTCATCAACAATgctatagccccccccccccccaaaaaaagtgatatgtcatccaaactttttaaatttagccCAAAGAGACACAAAAGCGGGCTAAAAATTACATGACTTGTTTTAGTGACCAATCACTCTAGCAGGACACTGTCAGTTCTCTTTTAATCTTTCTGATCAGTCCTGCGTCCTCAGACTCCAGGGATCCTTTGTCCACATCCAAATGTGAAAACCTTTGCAGCTCATTTCAGAGATAAGATAGACGCCGTTAGGGCTGGTATCCGTCAAGTAAATAACGCCGATGACAACATCCTGGTACTCTAAATCACAGCATGTGAGGAAACCTTGAAGTCTTTTGTCCTGGTTGATGCTGATATGTTGAGTAATGGGGCATCACAATTGAAACCCACCCACCTGCTGCTATCTGTATCCAGTCCCCacagccttttttaaaacagcatttttttttttatctaggTGGCTGAGGAAGTGCAAACTATTGCAAACTATTCTTTTCAGATGAGCTTTTTCCCATCTTAAGATTGCCATTCTGAAGAAAAGCAATTTAGACTCCGCTGCACTCAGCAACTTTATATCTGTGTCCAATCTTCCATTTTgagtaaaaaaattttaagaaacctgtgtttattcaattaaatgaaTTCATGAACTCCAACTACACCCTTAAAAGTTGTCAATCTGGAATCCGGACCTATCACAGCACTGAGACGTCCTTAGtcaaggtttaaaaaacaaCCGTCTGATTGGattaaaagtgctatataaataaagtttgattgattgattgattctcaTTACTGAGACATGTCCAGTTACAGAGATGTCACAGTAGCTGCTGTATTTTTTCAGTCCTCAGTTcaacagctgagctgcacagtcaggtCCCCTAGCTGAGCTAGGCAGTCAGGTCCCCTAGCTGAGCTACGCAGTCAGGTCCCCTAGCTGAGCTACGCAGTCAGGTCCCCTAGCTGAGCTACGCAGTCAGGTCCCCTagctgagctgcacagacaGGTCCCctagctgagctgcacagtcagaTCCCctagctgagctgcgcagtcaggtCCCctagctgagctgtgcagtcaggTCCCCTaactgagctgcacagtcaggtCCACCagctcagctgcgcagtcaggTCCCctagctgagctgcgcagtcaggtCCCCTAACTGATCTGCACAGTCAGGTCCACCagctcagctgcgcagtcaggTCCTctagctgagctgcgcagtcaggtCCCCTaactgagctgcacagtcaggtCCACCagctcagctgcgcagtcaggTCCACCAGCTCCACTGCGCAGTCAGGTCCCCTAggtgagctgcgcagtcaggtCCACCAGGTCAGCTGCGCAGTCCTTGTGTCGGACGAGTTCACTTCAGGCACAGCCGAAGTGAACAGACTGTAGGCAGACTGTAGGCGCCTGATTGGCCAATCAGCGAGCTTTCCTTCAGGGAGTGAGCAGCCATCATTCCATCCACGTTAGATAAATGGGTTTAGAAATTCCATGAAGACAGCAAGATCATTAAAggacataatttattttatcctattttatttttgttttttttaggagCCTGTTTTCTATCAGGCCAGCCCAAATGTTCCAACTGTGTTCCAGTCCACCCCTCCCAGAGCGCTGGTGTTGAGATAAACAGCACCGCTGGGGAAGGAAGGGAGTAGTTATCTGTGGTGAAAATGAGGACACTCTTTACCCAAGGGAAGCTGGGAAAGAGAAGCTAAAGGAGATTGAGGGAAAGAGGTAAAAGGTCCTCTTCAAATTCTCttccatttcacacattttaacacTTTCTTCTTATTGCCCCAAATTACATAATTTCTTAGGAACAGATCGCTTTTCGCAGAAGTAGAAGTCACATTATAAATTCAAATTACACCATAATACTTATTTTGTCCAAAAAACTGTGTGACACAAAATGGGTAGGGAAGTGAAAAAGGAGTCACACCTCCTGAAATTTTGAAATACTGAATGATGAAAGTTAAATTTCACAGGAATGAGAATCGTCAAGATAATTTACACAGGCtacataaatacagacacaagCAACCAACAAACAACAGCGTCCTTCAGTGGAACAGGAACAACATTAATTCCATTTCACATGACTCATTGTAATTtttctaattaaaatgttaacttGTGAGAGACCATTACTGCAACAtccattatttttgtattataaatGGTTTTGGTCAccataattgaataattgaattttACTTAAATTTTGAATGAAACTTTAGGCAGCTTGTTTCAGAACAATATAGGGTCTGACATAGGCAATACAAGTTTTCTATACAGAACTGTTATGCGTTGCATCCTGTTAAAGTGTTAAGAATGATGACTAATTACAAATTCGGAATCCGTCCAAATCTCAAAATATTCCATACTCTCAATTGCTCACTATGGAAACCGCAAACCACTGTAGTTAAATTCCACATTAGTCAGGCCTGTTTAATGCCTTATAAAACCTGCAACTGATTATATGTTTGCAGATGGCGTGAATATTAAACTTATGAACTGTTTAGGACGAttgattataaaaaataaaaaaaatctttattttgtgtCTTTTCAGAGAACGCCACATCGTGGATAACGTATTACCAGCAGGGGCAGTGAAATCATACATTACGCATAGACACTGCCTCCCTGTGGCAATAATGGGGAATTCAAGAGATAAATATTCCTGAATGTTTGCtcgttttgcacatttttgtggGCTGCAAACCCAAGCTAGTAAGGTAGGCGACCCAGTTAAAAGTCTCCGTGCAAAGATGTCGATCTCCAGCTCTCTGAACAGTTTCAGTAAATTAGGCCCAATACAATCACACCGACAATTTATGTCAGGCAGCGCTTGTAAAATAGATTTCAGTCTCAacagggtttttaaaataaaagacaaataaataaaataactaaataataaacaaagcaATTAAGTCCCTTCCTGACGAGCATTGATTCATAACCTGtctttgtcatggttctgtgttcctgtctgtgtttcccttgttgggccgccagatggcggcacttctgttttgtgtcctgctccccctgtttaattcccttccgtggcctgattgttcatggtgccctcctgtgtctcgtcagcgtctgtctatttaagttcccgtctcctggactcaggtgctggatccatGTTGGTTGTGTTTTCGCTTGTGTTTCCACATGTGTCTGCCTGAGCGTTTCCCCGTGCCTGTTTTTGTTCACCTGCTTCTGCCCTGCCCGTTTAGCTTCTCtctttggattttctgttttctgttttttttttagtttgtgtcATTAAAGCCTGTATTCCCCTTTTGGAGttcatgggttttttttaactctgcatttgggtccattccctcgacAATCCGTGACAGTCTTTGGCTTTCAAATTCTCCAACATCATCGGTCACACCCAATCTGACTGACACCTACACCATTCATAAGACCTCCAAACAGAAGAAGCACACCCACAGGCTCATATCAGACTGCACTACAGTAGTTCAAAAACACATCTACTGTACACCCACTCCTGTTTTAAAAGCTAAGAAAGGCTTGCGTAGATATATGATGTTTACATCAGGAAACCGATATCAACGGCTGTCACGTGGTGGTTCTATTGTTTTGCGGCGCTGGGTTTGGCATTCAGGTCAAAGATCAGCAAGAGTTTTGCCAACTTTGAGGAAACAACAGCCCTCAAAAGATTCTTGGCGTGACTTCTGCTCCAAGCCATCTGAAcgatgcaaaaaatatttttcacatatcAGGCTAAATAAGAATTTAAACAGGAGGGCGTTATTAATAATTgtcacattaaaatgacattccATTGGTCCAAGGCAACTTTCAGACCAATCACATGTGTACTAATTGAGAAATAAAGAAGTGGatggccaataaaaaaaaaaagtgtcagtcTTCAGTGAGTTGGCAACAATGAAATGGAATTTTCAACATTTGGCAGTGGTTCTAGTACTTCTCCAAAACTAGGACACACTTactgaacaaatacatttcctgCTACCGTCACCTTCTTTAAATATAGTTTTAACATGTTTAAATATGGAGTTATAAAGTTTCTATGTCAAAACAACTACAAGTAGGTTTCTCCCCCACTGACTAAGCTAAAACAGTTGCACTTCCTTTTACATACACACTGATTTTACTGTTCTTCTTCATGTGGGTGTGCTCATTGCTGCAACCAAAAtcataaaatcacaaaaataatattagtaataattaaaaatgtattgtcaaatttaaaaacattgttgcatttttcacacagccaaaatgtgttttatattttcacagtaACGTGACAGACGCCTTTATGAGAAACTGCCAGAGCTTGCAAAAAGAGGCGTTCCCTGTTTAACAGCTGCCATTGCACATCTGGACAAGACGCGTGCGCTACGCGCGAGCGCGGTGGCTCGTTTCTCTGTTAAAACAACCGCGAGTACACCAAGCACACAGCAActaatgcagtgcattttccTAGCGAAGCGTTTAATGTGACTGATGTGAACGTCTTTGGAAAGTGTAGAAAAAACcggaaagaatgtttttttttcgtatgttattttttggatatttggataaaagcgtctgccaaataaatggcacgtaatgtaatgtatgtatctCAGGGTCCACATCAGCGCACCTCTTGTGATGCATCGGTCCCAACGcacagtttgggaaccactggaaTCTGGAATGTTCCCCCGTACTACTAGCTAAAACGCGGAGAAAACAGCGGCATTAATGATGCTGCTgttgattgtgatgtcatcttaCCATCATTTTACCCTGCGACACATATGCAAAAGGGAATATGCTGCATTAAAATATGCAGTATAAGTTTAATTTAATGTGAAGAggtgcaataaaataaacattttaatgtgtttacaaaaaaaatattttccatttccataaggggatagccaaggggggggggggggggacatacaagaatgaaaaaatattgttttgacaAAACTAAACTGTCCAAGTTcctcctcagccaatcacttCGAATTCCTTCATCAATTTCTGCTTGCCTAACAcctaaaaatttaatttagacaAAAATGACCCGTAGACGCCTCTcagactccctctctcttcccatgTAAGTGGCACTGCTATAATTCTCTAGCTTTCAAGCTAATTTGTTACATTGCCCATGTAGCAACAGCATAGCTTCCCTGGCTCTGCACGTGTCGAGCATTGAAATGTTTGCG
This region of Anguilla rostrata isolate EN2019 chromosome 8, ASM1855537v3, whole genome shotgun sequence genomic DNA includes:
- the ecm1a gene encoding extracellular matrix protein 1 isoform X1 encodes the protein MDLRGVLRGPWVVVLLLFSFVPSEGQAPPSTENLVLFPPGRPSKDNLPGICNNGLHRPPYRLDSLPTPGYSYLRRQATAVNNLEELYRGCCRSYGTQDDALTLKCAQGAWETALSEFCEEEYSVKTRFYHCCQNDVDFGCFEKWAPNPSYQHPVPQKQT